The Rhododendron vialii isolate Sample 1 chromosome 5a, ASM3025357v1 genome contains a region encoding:
- the LOC131325813 gene encoding pentatricopeptide repeat-containing protein At5g39710 yields the protein MSANIGLAPNLHTAANAAMPYPKPLTRTHLHSLSSSPFSSLSSPSTPHLVDKAIAILKRHHSAHLQPLSSQFTPQSASHMLLQSQLDKTLTLKFINWARPFPFFDSKCKCISLHILTKFKLYKTAQTLAEDLAVGSGNDDEVFRCLKETFHDCNSSSAVFDLLVKSYSHLEMIDRALNTISLAKLNGFMPGILSYNVVLDAMIRSRSMEIAEEFYIDMVNAGFSPNVYTYNVLIRGFVRVGKLERGLGLLSEMERKECFPNVVTFNTLIDGYCKVGRIDDAFRLLRLMLDKGLEPNLISYNVIVHGLCGEGRMKETGEILEEMRWKGFVPDEVTYNTLVNGYCKDGNLHQALVLHAEMVRNGLSPNVVTYTSLISSMCKAGNLNRAMEFFDQMHFRGLRPNERTYTTLVDGFSQQGYLKEAYQVLNEMTECGFSPSIVTYNALINGHCVLGRMDDALGIIQDMVGKGLAPDVVSYSTIISGFCKTQDLDKAFRMKQEMVEKRVSPDAVTYSSLIQGLCLQRRLNEACELFQEMWRMDLPPDECTYTSLINAYCMEGDIKSALHLHDEMIKKGFLPDVVTYNVLINGLSKQARTREAKQLLFKLYYEESIPNDVTYDILIENCSSSEFKNVVALIKGFCMQGLMNEADRVFESMVQRKYKPDEAVYNIIIHGHCRGGNVQKAFDLYNEMVRYGFVPHTVSVIALIKELFKEGRSEDLSHVIGNTLRSSRLTDAELAKVLVEVNHKEGNMTAVLNVLSEMAKDGLLPNSGETIRARA from the coding sequence ATGTCCGCCAACATCGGATTGGCTCCTAATCTCCACACCGCCGCCAACGCCGCCATGCCCTACCCTAAACCCCTAACCAGAACCCacctccactctctctcctcctcgcccttctcttctctctcctcgccctCCACCCCCCATCTTGTCGACAAAGCCATCGCCATCCTCAAACGCCACCACTCAGCCCACCTGCAACCGCTCTCTTCCCAATTTACCCCCCAATCAGCCTCCCATATGCTCCTCCAGTCCCAGCTcgacaaaaccctaaccctaaaattcATCAACTGGGCTCGCCCCTTCCCCTTCTTCGACTCCAAATGCAAGTGCATATCCCTCCACATCCTCACCAAGTTCAAGCTTTACAAGACAGCCCAAACCCTAGCCGAAGACCTCGCCGTAGGTTCCGGCAATGACGACGAAGTTTTTCGTTGCCTCAAGGAGACTTTCCATGACTGCAATTCGAGCTCGGCCGTCTTTGATCTCTTGGTAAAATCTTACTCTCACTTGGAAATGATTGATAGAGCTCTGAATACGATTAGTTTAGCTAAGTTGAATGGGTTTATGCCGGGTATATTGTCGTATAATGTGGTTCTTGATGCTATGATTAGGTCCCGGTCCATGGAAATAGCTGAGGAGTTTTATATCGATATGGTAAACGCTGGGTTTTCGCCGAATGTGTACACGTACAATGTACTAATCCGAGGTTTCGTTAGGGTTGGGAAATTGGAGAGGGGTTTGGGGTTGTTGAgtgaaatggaaagaaaagagtgTTTTCCCAATGTGGTTACTTTCAATACGTTGATCGATGGATACTGTAAGGTGGGGAGGATTGATGACGCTTTTAGGTTGTTGAGATTGATGTTAGATAAGGGTTTGGAGCCGAATTTGATTTCGTACAATGTGATTGTCCATGGGTTGTGTGGAGAAGGGAGGATGAAGGAGACTGGTGAGATTCTTGAGGAGATGAGGTGGAAGGGTTTTGTACCTGATGAGGTGACGTACAATACCCTTGTCAATGGGTATTGTAAAGATGGTAATCTTCACCAAGCGCTTGTTTTGCATGCGGAGATGGTGAGGAACGGTCTCTCTCCAAATGTTGTTACTTATACGTCGTTAATAAGCAGTATGTGTAAGGCTGGGAATTTAAATCGTGCGATGGAATTCTTCGATCAGATGCACTTTAGGGGACTTCGTCCAAATGAGAGAACATATACTACATTGGTAGATGGATTTTCTCAGCAGGGATACTTAAAGGAAGCTTATCAGGTCCTGAATGAAATGACTGAATGTGGGTTTTCACCTTCGATTGTGACGTATAATGCCCTAATCAATGGACACTGTGTATTGGGTAGGATGGACGATGCATTAGGAATTATTCAGGATATGGTAGGAAAAGGGTTGGCCCCGGATGTTGTGAGTTACAGTACAATCATATCAGGGTTTTGCAAAACTCAAGATTTGGACAAGGCTTTCCGAATGAAACAGGAGATGGTGGAGAAAAGAGTTTCGCCAGATGCAGTAACTTATTCATCCCTGATTCAAGGTTTGTGTCTGCAGAGAAGGCTGAATGAAGCTTGTGAACTTTTTCAGGAGATGTGGAGAATGGATCTTCCTCCTGACGAGTGCACATATACTAGCTTGATCAATGCTTATTGCATGGAAGGGGATATTAAAAGTGCTCTTCATTTGCAtgatgaaatgatcaaaaagGGTTTCCTCCCTGATGTTGTTACTTATAATGTGCTAATAAATGGGCTTAGCAAACAAGCTCGGACGAGGGAGGCAAAGCAGCTTCTCTTCAAATTGTATTATGAGGAGTCTATTCCAAACGATGTCACGTATGATATACTGATAGAAAATTGTAGTAGTAGTGAATTTAAGAATGTGGTTGCTCTGATAAAGGGATTCTGCATGCAAGGATTGATGAATGAAGCAGATCGTGTTTTTGAATCGATGGTTCAGAGAAAGTACAAGCCTGACGAAGCAGTTTATAATATTATTATACATGGCCACTGTAGGGGTGGAAATGTGCAGAAGGCATTTGATCTGTACAATGAGATGGTGCGTTACGGATTTGTTCCTCATACTGTATCTGTCATTGCTCTGATTAAAGAACTTTTCAAAGAAGGGAGAAGTGAGGACTTGAGTCATGTTATAGGAAATACGCTGAGAAGCAGTAGGCTTACTGATGCAGAACTTGCGAAAGTTCTAGTTGAGGTTAACCACAAAGAAGGGAACATGACTGCAGTACTTAATGTTCTGTCTGAAATGGCCAAGGATGGTCTTCTTCCAAACAGTGGTGAAACTATCCGTGCTAGGGCGTAA